The genomic stretch TAAGGAAACGTTTTATGGTCGTTGAAATCGCCACTTTGTTGCAAAAGTAGTGCCGTATGTTTAGCAAAATCGATAGCTTGACCCCTAAAcgtcatttacatgatatacacacgtgtgaattAAGATACGGTCTCGTTACAACAATGATCTCTCTCACATATTTAGGATTCAAGGTTTTACGAACTCCTCCAATACCATGAATGGTTCTTTCAGGGTAAGGTAAGCTTTCAGTGACCACAATTTGTTATCAGTCTGCGAAGCCGAAAAGAACAACCACGCAAAAGGGGTAAATACCTCTTATCCAAATGTGTTGGTATTTGATTAACGCACATACATTTCAGGTGGTTTTCAATTGTTTTGATATGGACATTATACGCTTACTCTTAGTTACTGAGGTTCCAGTCATTGCTTTGAAAGCTTCACATCAAGAGTATAAATGTGTTTGGCATATACAAACATTTTCTTCTGAAATTTTACAATTTTGAAATGACTCCAAGAAACCTTTTTAAAGCGGTCAATTCTGGTGTGGTAGGATGGGGATACAGGGGGTAGTGTACCTTGCCAAATATTAAGGACAGTTGATAAGAGGCGACTCTAAATGTGCCTCTCACAGTGGAGGCTAGAAAATCAACTGCAGTAATAACTCAGGGTGAAAAAATGCGCtgtatattgtgtgtgtttgttttctgctCTGTCAGGATCTACGTGACTGTCTGCTGGTCAGTCCAACCACAGACCCCACCACCCTGTGTCTTACACAAGATGATGTGAGCAACCCTGCCCAGTGGTGGCGAGAGTGTGCTGAAAGAGACGGGCAAGACCCTTCCATGACGGATGAGATTTATTTGGACCTGGTGTCacggtatgtgtatgtgtgtgtgtgtgtgtgtgtgtgcgtgtgtggatgAGGGTGTGCAACTCGACGGTGTGATTCTGTGTTAGATGCGTGAGAGTGCGAGTATCAAAAGCATTTTGTAAGTGTCTTTTGAAACGAAAAGAAATAATTCAAGGAGTCACTGTCTGAAATGTCTTGATGATCTAATTAAATTGCTACCTATACTGCAGTCGCAGGGTTGATCCTCAGTCTTGCACCTGTCTGATATATTCCACCTGTCAACCGTTCCAGGTTTGGAGGGCCAGCAACCACAGTCACTGTGCCGTGTTCAGCAGTGCCCCGCCTAGGAGGTAATCACTGCTGTGATCTCCGTCTGCCAGGAGAAGGGGTTGCAGAGACAGCAAACAGATTCGCCCCAGCTGACATTGTACTTCATCCTACTCAGCTGGACGTGTTGAATAACAAGTTGTCTCCTTTGGTGTTCGTCTGTGGTCCTCCTGGTACAGGAAAATCTCTTGTTTTGATTCTGAAAGCAATCGACTGGATTCAGAACAAAACAGAACCAGTGCATGTCGTGAGCACACGGGAGGGCAACATGGCGGCGTCACACATGATTGCTCATCAGCTGAAGGAGATGGCGGAACAAGCAGATTTGATTCACCTGCACATGTATGATCTGCCGATGGAGCTCAACAAGGCTTTGAGAGAACTCAGTCAGTCAGATGACCAAACAGAAAAGaaagggacagagaaagaggtcTTTGTCATCGTGGACGAAGCTTGTGATGATTATACCGAGTGAGTAACATCATGAATGCATGTTAAGTACAAGGTCTACACTGGAATTATTCTGATACGTTACAATGTGCTACAATATGCCCTATTCAAATGCTGTGAATTCAGAAGTTATTCATTTGTCTAAAAATGAAAATTGGCCAAGAAATTCGAAACAATGTTATATTTGATGAACTAAAATACAGTGCAAATATCCACCAACAGAGTTTTTATTATGTATTTCTAAAGctctttcttttgtttcagTAACAGCGAAACTCACTTTGCCGAGTTTTGCACCAAGCTCAGCCAGCGTGTGGGGCCAGGGTTACACCTCTGGGCTGCCTCCAtgtaccacaacttcaaaccaGAATCGCTGACCGAGGTTGTGCTGAGAACTGGCCTGAGGACACCACCGTCAGTCACTCGTCACGTGGCTCAGCACCGCGCTctaggagagagaaagaatgtcCAGGGTTATGAGGTATCTTCAGCTCCCCTTCCTGCTGATGGCCCACCTGTGCGAGAAGTGTTTCATAGTGACGAAGGACATGATCAACAACAGGAAACGTATGAGTGTGAAGCATGCGGGAAGGAGGTCGCCAGAATCCTTGATACCTTGCACGTTGGAAACACTGGTGAgcttccagtgtgtgtgtgtgtgtgtgtgtgtgtgtgtgtgtgtgtgtgtgtgtgtgtgtgtgtgtgtgtgtgtgtgttttaaagtgatTCCTATGAAACTATACTTGAcagatcttcataaaactttcaaatctttcagatgatatccccagatttttgttgatgacgtcatatacggCGTTTTACAAAGATTGTATTGTATTCTTTAGAATTAACTAAATCCAAAAATATTTAGACATGCCATGTGTATTATGAAAATGTGCTCACATTTAAAAGAGTCTTGGTTTAGGCAAATAAGGTACCATATTCGCATGTGAGTGTGCCGCAATTCCATGAAACTACCGAACAAATTTTGTATTAAATAGTACACGTGACATCTGCCAGGGTTTATCTTCAGAGGGGTGTTCCCATTACTTCGATAACATGTTTTAGATGACGTCATGTCCGTTTTTTCTACACAAAGTGAGGGTACAGTACGGTGACTTCATTTTATattaaattggttgacattATGGTAAAGCATTGTTTGACTAGGTCTAGCATATTGGATGGCATTTGAACTCGGACATAAAATATTACTAGGTCAGCTTGTTCAATATTTTGGGTTTAATTCTAATGAAAATTGAAATTTCATTAATAAATGGTCCTATTGTATTTCTGTTTTCATTCCCTGAATCAAAAGGTTTAATGTTTCActgttgttttttcattttcattttcatttcattttcattactttattgtcccatcgctgggaaattcgggtcgcttcctcccagtggaaagctagcagcaacggagtcgcgctacccaggtgtctgcgtgtttaggtgtattcagccacctgcacttatggcagaatgaccaaggtcttttacgtgccattgtgatgacacgggggtgggacatggcttccgtctctgggtctgcacataaagttgacccgtgtccgtcccggcccgaattcgaacctgcgaccttccgatcacaagtccagtgctctaccaactgagctaccgggcgtGACATAGACACGCACTAAGCCCCTCTTCTCCTTGAAACAACCCCATCTGCTTTTCTCTCAATGCATGTTTGCATTTGTCTTAACAAAGCGAGGGCGGGTGTGGTCCTGAACAGCAGACAGAAGGGCAGAGGTGAAGTAGgtagaaagaagaaagagatcAACATATAAAGAAAGACAGCTGCCAGTAGCTTTTCCGACTTTGTCGTAGGACGGCCGTGGGGAAGAGTTGTTAGACATCAACTAATCGAGTATGGAAGAAAACTCACGCTTTGACAAGGCTTGCCACAACATCATCATTCTTTGCACACGACTCTGTCCTATTATTTTAGGCTCACATGCGTCAAAAGGGAGCGGCTTTTCAATGTCAGCTTAACTCGCCTTTGGAAACAGTAAAGTCGTCTGAGATGCCGTTTGCAATATCCTCAGTGTTGACGAGTTTGGGAAGAGAAGAAACGAATATCAGCGGGGAAAATGAATTAAAAGCGATGTGTGCAATTTGAGGCTTTTGCAGGGACGATTGTGGGTTTGACTACGTTCGTTTATTTCTCCGGAAGCGTAGTAATACATACAGTATTTCTCAGCTTGATTTACTGGTAAGAATAGAGATATAAACAGAAAAAGTAATTGCTTGTTTCAAATTGATGTTTAAACTCTGCAAACAAAATATTGCCCCCATTTTCGTACCCAACCAAACCAttattcccgtgtcatttcattcaagcgttctatgccattaaaggcaaATCACTTGGCTACCTGGAACACTTTTTAGATCAAAAATATATGTTGTAggtgtcacgtgaccgccgccgaagtaagggtacccccaaatcgacctgacaaaaacggtCGAGGTACCAATTAAAACAACTACAAACATTCAGAATAGGCGCAACTTGGAATTTCCTTTGTACGAGGAGAAGGCAAAATGagttatctatccagaacaggttgttttgttttgctatcttgcgtataTCTTGTGTTATATCATTTCTACCTATGCAGGTGTGGAGCGCCTGAGCAATAGAAAAACGAGATGTTTTTGTGTCCATTTTGAGGTAATCAAAGTGAGTAAATACGCTTAAGGGCGGTGTTTCTCTACGATGTTGGAAACAAAAAAGAAGTCCAGAAGCGCAGCAAACTAAGACGTAGCAGCCTAGGAACCGCACCACTCACACCTGATCTAAGTGCCACGTGCATACACAAGGGAAGTCACTCAGGGGAAGTAACCAAAACAACTCTCACAAAGACTGCTCTTTCTTTGcctttattacatttagtcaagttttgactaaatgttttaacatagaggggggaatcgacacgagggtcgtggtgtatgtgtgtctgtctgtgtgtgtgtgtgtgtgtgtgtgtgtagagcgattcagactaaactactggaccgatctttatgaaatttgacatgagagttcctgggtatgatatcctcagactttttttcatttttttgataaatgtctttgatgacgtcatatccggcttttcgtgaaagttgaggcggcactgtcacgctctcatttttcaaccaaattggttcaaattttggtcaagtaatctccgacgaagcccggacttcggtattgcatttcagcttggtggcttaaaaattaattaatgactttggtcattaaaaatctgaaaattgtaaaaaaaatttttatttataaaacgatccaaatgtacgttcatcttattctccatcattttctgattccaaaaacatataaatatgttatatttggattaaaaacaagctctgaaaattaaaaatataaaaattatgatcaaaattaaattttcgaaatcaatttaaaaacactttcatcttattccttgtcggttcctgattccaaaaacatatagatatgatatgtttggattaaaaacacgctcagaaagttaaaacgaagagaggtacagaaaagcgtgctatccttctcagcgcaactactaccccgctcttcttgtcaatttcactgcctttgccatgagcggtggactgacgatgctacgagtatacggtcttgctgcgttgcattgcgttcagtttcattctgtgagttcgacagctacttgactaaatgttgtattttcgccttacgcgacttgtttacatttccCCTTTGCAAAATGAAGTCAGTCCCCCTGCGCGATAACATTGTTTGTAATACAGAATCATTCTTATGATATATTCTTGAAAACGATCTGACGGCATTTTTTCTTTGGTATGATCCATTTTGGACCGCCTTTACAGTTTTATGAATAGAATGCTATTAAGGAATTTATTTATTGTATGCTTTTGATGACAGGTCGATTTCAAGGAAGAAAGCCAGAACCGCTGCGCTACAGGGATGTCCTCGTACTTTCCTGGGACTATTTCTTCCGTGATGATGATTCTTCACGAGCCAGCGGCTTCGTACGAGGTTTGAGAGGTGAAGGCATACCGATCACAGTTCTAGAATCAGGCGACGCTCGTATCGGCGATGTAGCTACCATGGCAGGACCTGACCACGTCATTGCAGCTGGCAGCCGGTTTGTCCAGGGCTTGGAGAGGAAGATTGTTGTCTATGTTCAGACCTCCAAGCCTGTGTATGACGACGAGGACTGGGGTCGTCTATGCGCTATGTCGCGATGCACGTCCCAGCTCATTTGGGTCAAACCGTgaaaggatgagagagagagagtggaggaaAAGACAGGGCGAAGAGGGGGATGGGTGAAAGTAGAGAAAACCATTCCTTCAGCTCAGAGTAAAGTATGACGATATGAAGGGGAATGCGCCACCAAATTTGGTTCGAACATTGAGAACAATAACCCTAAAAAACGTTTGACCGATATCTATGTCTGCCAGTTAAGAGAAACCCAAGCTGTTATCTACAagaattgttgatttgtttaaagAAAATGTTAAATGAGGGGTTACATGGCAAGGTAGCTgcttgaacaacaaacaaaactcttCAGTATAAGATTACTGATGATGAAAGCATTTTTGTCATCCAGTGTCTGGtaatatatataggttacacactccgagttctgaatatgCATATTTTCtctagggtcgattttcaggtattaccgagcctataatacctgaaaatctacccgagggaaaatgtgcaagatattcaggacgaggtgtgtaagctttttatcccataGCTCCGATATTTTCATTACAAAAAAACCCTgtttgacacaaactctgcgagtgcctgttttctGCTTACCCAAACCTTCCGCGACCGCAAATTGTGTCATCaaattcatgtgcgaaacgagtcccctCTTGTCTTTTTGGCAAACGCGCCATAAAACGTCTGGTTTTGTATTCAGTCATTTATATTGCGTAAGAAAACGAATAACAGTTATTTTTAGAGTGTTGAAATGAATTTGGAAATATTATTTTGCATCGTCACCCTCTCTGACTGCTTCGGCCAACacataatcttcactcagctcttttcaccccagcagattatgtgcattctttgttgttttatttatttcttcaatgtttatgtttttagatCGTTAGCCAAACGTGAGTttgacttttataccgcagaatatctcaatcgttttgctgaagAAAGTAGTACCGGAGTcaacgataaatatgcagatgacctctataaattattcaaattgtactctgagatcaaagacCAAAGACAGATCGAGACTCGGTGACCATGGATTATCCTCCGGTAACCATagattatccagaataatcacctcctcagctaacagagacaaagaggcaggtcatgggataatattCAATTGTGTGTGCTTTGCGATTAAACGACGTGACTAGCAAGACTGGAACAGGATTTACAGAATAATGAAACTATGATGGTTGGCAGAAAACCCAAAATCAGTGCCTGTGGTCTTGTGGAGACCAGATTCGGGCTGGCAGCGGAGGGGTTTTTCGGGCCCGCAGAAACGAAGAAAtaaaagttaagttaattacagtACAATTTAcagaattaaaggcacagtgcagctcacagccttcgttttgcgtttttgttgcagctgagtgcatttacagttcaataatcctcctatggtagtaaaacaaacccaaaactacccaacgacgacatatgtgaagctcgacagtttcttgttcacgagagtgcataaattaacctagttattacgtggtgtttggtcggagttcgattcaactgagtgattccggcctccattttgttttacacaaactcatgatgatgtctgacatagtttgctagtgacgtgtctttttgtgcatgatgtggcgatctacctgatctaaatttagatccaaaaataggtcaagaccagccgggttcgagtacgaaattaattcgtcaaaaaatcgcagttcttgactctttgggtgcaagtcaatgaaacttggtagttcttctaacggatagctgcctgaggtatgactaaaagccccaggggctccgtgcacctggatttgacaagttcagtaccttcaaCATGTTCAACAATCAATAAGACATTTCAAGATGCAGTATGAATCATCAGCATTGATGGGACGAACATAACAAATAACTATTTGTGTCTTTCAAAATGTTCCCTGTGCATTATGTATAATCAAGGGTTTTAAAAAGACATACTCTACTGATATGTCAACAGCTGCACAAAAGTAGTTGTGCTTacaagttttgcaagagaaacATCATGAATTGTTTTGTGAATGATGTTTCACTGATTTGCAATCTATCAGGGAATAGAGTTCCACAAAAGGGCGCCAGAATTTAGGAGACTGGACTCGcacaggtcttcttcttcttcttctgcgttcgtgggctgaaactcccacgtacactcgtgtttttgcacgagtggaattttacgtgtatgaccgtttttaccccgccatttaggcagccatacgccgctttcggaggaagcatgctgggtattttcgtgtttctataacccaccgaactctgacatggattacaggatcttttccgtgcgcacttggtcttgtgcttgcgtgtacacacgaagggggattagccactagcaggtctgcacataagttgacctgggagatcggaaaaatcttcacacttaacccaccaggcggccgcggccgggattcgaaccctcgaccttccgattaagaggccgattAACAGGTCAATTCTTAGGGTTGGGGTAATTTATTTGCTTAGTTTtcttgaaaattattaattttgaaAGTTTGGGCAATAAGTTTAGGTGCATTTTCTGACATAAAGTTGTACATTATCCCACTTTTGATATCCAAAGATATTAATTTGATAAGAAGAATCTTAACTATTTTATGATTAGATGTGGAAAGAGATATATTTTTTAGaagaattaatttaacagctcgtcaATGTAAACAGCCCAATTGTTTGAAATTGCAGAGTCCTACACTGTGGAAGTAAATAACTGACTGTATATACGCCTGGATAAACAGTTTCCGTGTGCGTAGGTCTAGATATTGTATAACTGTTGataactgtcattttttttagATGTGTATTTACAAAGTGTATTTACTTGTTTTGGCTAAGACAAGTAATTACCAGTAGTTATTCGCAAGACTGTATGGCTAACAACTTTGGTTACATCTTGATTTCGAATTTGCAGTGTAAGAAATCTAGATGATAGATGTCGTTTTTATTCCGTGGTTAGGAGCATGCATAATTGAATTATTATTGTTGACATTTGAGACAAtgagtgtaggtgcattccctcacataattttatgcatcatctCACCTTTGTTATCCGTAAATCTTAATTTGAAAGGAAGAATCTGCAATCTGTTATAATCAGAAGTGGACAGAGATGTAATTTAAAAAGAATTTTACAGCTCGAGTGTTTCAAAATATTTGcgcttgcagagtcccacaatgtggaagcataatcaatagCCTACTGAATAGGTGTCTGAAAAAAACAGTTTCTGTGTGCCTATAGTTTagaaaatgtttattttttgatAACTGTGTTTTTACAAAGTATATCTActtgttttgaccaagacaggttatcATCAATAGTTATTCCTAAGACTGTATGGCTATGAACTTTGATTTCGTATTTGCAGTGTAAGAAATCTAGATGATAGATTTTGTTGTATACTATATTTCTCGTGGTAAGAAGTATGCATTTAGTTGTATTTGGGTTCAGTGACttatggtttagttctgaccatttTAGCAATCGACTAACGTTTTCTTGGAGGACTTTTGCTAGCTTAATTAGATTCAGTGATCCAGTGATCCAGTAAGATGCACAGTAAATTTAAGGTCTCAGTGTTTCGTTTACTGGTCGATTCGTACCGAGCATATGTATGTCCCTTCCCTAGTGTTTACCAAAGCTGATACATTGTTATGTCTCTCCAAAAAAAGCCCTGTATACAATGTTGTTAATTTGAGTATTTGATGAGCGTTTCCTGAGACGAAGTAATCcactctttttcttgttttccagTTCTCAGTATGTTAAGCCAGTGATTGTGGGAAAATAAGTGACTTTTAATCTTGGTAGAGCTGAATTAGTGATAACACATCCTTGGAAACCCTGACTGACAAGGAGCCAGCCTGCCCTTGTGAATAGCTATAATGTGCATTTAggttatctttctctctctctctctctcttgctctctctctctctttctctctctctctctctcttgctctctctctctctatctctctctctttctctctctctctttctttctctctctccctcttacttTCACTCTTTCTCTGGCTCTTTCTCTCCTGTGGTGTGCATATCGTTCATATGCTATTTACCGAGCCccacaagtgaatgaaatactacaagtagATAACACTGTTCATTGGgtctatcgacgcccgtttttagccgcttgcttccctttatatgataaaccgtccatagatcgtcgttctcccgaactaactcctcaatatgtcatcgagaatagaggattttggTAGAGAAATAttttcatgcaatgacgtcagcgcgGCCTTTTGGCGATTGTCGAATGCAATTCGTatcaataatgtcggtcacacttgaaattatcgctacttgatattgctttcTAAACTTATACGAAGCGTAGGGTCAGTTATGAATTGAACTAGCCCCGAACAGTGAATTatagagaacagtacacaaatacgaacggagagactcggaaactcgagtcagtcgtcgccacgctcgagaactcaagtgtaacatttgaagttaaaatctccctcgCTATACAGTGAGAcagaatagctcagttggtacagCCGCGCCCGGTCATGCGCTAGCCTTTACTTTTGTGGTCCCGGGTTCGATCCGCTTCGAGggcaattttattttatttttttctgaactcgtaattcttgtattatATTCATTTTCTTCATTCCACACGTTTTGGATGATGATGACATgaatctaaataataaaaatacgttgaataattattgagtacttccagTGGGACAATATCATCCCCAGAATTACCCATtcattggctcacgaagtgtagcctatgcgatcgtaactttgtctgtctgtgcgtgcgtgcgtatgtgcgtatgtgcgtatgtgcgtatgtgcgtgcgtgcgtgcgtgtgtatgtctgtggtagaaactctaacatttgaagacgtcacattacattgacgtcacattatgacgtaagagggttagacgtcacgcgaagaaAGTACTGagagtctcggtcattattattttgagcgggccgagactagtgtacatgcagacagacagatctagatctagtgtctcgctttcttgcacagtttcacctatgctctttctgtgtgtgtgcgtgtgtgtgtgtgtgtgtgtgtgtgtgacggagtgatttagtttgtgttactgtttgtcgatttcttacgtgagccttgatggcttcgcctcttgtttttattttttagtaaCATCGGCTTTGGTGAAAATTGATTGCCCTATATAGGCAACACCGcgactacatgtaatgatgaTATCAAGAACacgtacaaaacacaaattTATACTAACGGGGAAAACTGCGAGTTAACAAATGCTCGATTCAAAAACCCGAGCACGTGGCAGTTATGTTGGCAGTTCAAGTCTTAGTTTTCACGCTTATATTTTGTGTGCCTTGTGGCGGAGTGGTAAGACGTTTGCCTCCAAAGCCGGCGGTCTTGAGTTCGAGTCCCCTAAGATTTTTGTAGAACATGATTTTTAAtaacattttttcttcttttctgaactatATATtcttatatcccatgacctcccttctttgtctctgttacttcagtatgggtatatatgttgtatttttatagctcaataaatacatcatggactccaaaaaatatatgatagtgcagattccgattt from Littorina saxatilis isolate snail1 linkage group LG16, US_GU_Lsax_2.0, whole genome shotgun sequence encodes the following:
- the LOC138949986 gene encoding uncharacterized protein, with the translated sequence MAAQPDLAMCKQRVQQWYPELSTQSYFVPAVYMNRTQHDEAKVAGRTVYVLQPLSHESDARDDAANNRVLSCLHQVSRGQAMFVISQLQFNEYLKHLSCTHKPIPPKPKDSILKEQQKHEGDFDILIIHRKYGIVACELKAIGDIVSTANMSVVDQQKPIAQKVQKAVNQMKKARDVLQHLVSRDQNKPRIRTTLMVPNITRDQLRTALGANLKLQQDLRDCLLVSPTTDPTTLCLTQDDVSNPAQWWRECAERDGQDPSMTDEIYLDLVSRFGGPATTVTVPCSAVPRLGGNHCCDLRLPGEGVAETANRFAPADIVLHPTQLDVLNNKLSPLVFVCGPPGTGKSLVLILKAIDWIQNKTEPVHVVSTREGNMAASHMIAHQLKEMAEQADLIHLHMYDLPMELNKALRELSQSDDQTEKKGTEKEVFVIVDEACDDYTDNSETHFAEFCTKLSQRVGPGLHLWAASMYHNFKPESLTEVVLRTGLRTPPSVTRHVAQHRALGERKNVQGYEVSSAPLPADGPPVREVFHSDEGHDQQQETYECEACGKEVARILDTLHVGNTGRFQGRKPEPLRYRDVLVLSWDYFFRDDDSSRASGFVRGLRGEGIPITVLESGDARIGDVATMAGPDHVIAAGSRFVQGLERKIVVYVQTSKPVYDDEDWGRLCAMSRCTSQLIWVKP